One Gammaproteobacteria bacterium DNA segment encodes these proteins:
- the dnaA gene encoding chromosomal replication initiator protein DnaA, with translation MLVSDSLWEQCLVRLKHEIQPEQYNNWIRPLQHIQEAERLVLLAPNRFVKDWVKDHYQDKISEIVDHLEPGYGAKVHLAVGSRAAEETATPEKASIKTTQGNTKSPGNRVVQGRDRIRGLLSQFTFENFVEGKCNQLGRAAAIQVAENPGNAYNPLFIYGGVGLGKTHLMHAVGNAIIAGSPDAKVVYLHSERFVNDMVSALQHNAIGKFKAFYRSVDALLIDDIQFFIGKERSQEEFFHTFNALLEDQQQVILSCDRFPRSVDGIEERLKSRFGWGLTVAMEPPELETRVAILKAKAAAAGVDLSHDVAFFIAKRVKSNIRELEGALRRVIANSKFTGKPISVEFTREALKDLLALQEKLITIENIQKTVAEFYKLRVSDLVSKRRNRSIARPRQVAMALAKEVTSHSLPEIGDAFGGRDHTTVLHACRKIKELRETDEGIQMDYRILLRTLSS, from the coding sequence ATACTTGTGTCTGATAGCCTTTGGGAACAGTGTCTGGTTCGGCTCAAGCACGAGATTCAGCCCGAACAGTACAACAACTGGATCAGGCCACTTCAACACATCCAGGAAGCGGAGCGGTTGGTGCTTCTGGCCCCGAACCGTTTCGTCAAGGACTGGGTAAAGGATCACTACCAGGACAAGATAAGCGAGATCGTCGACCATCTCGAGCCCGGCTACGGCGCCAAGGTCCATCTCGCTGTCGGTAGTCGCGCGGCCGAAGAGACGGCGACGCCTGAAAAGGCGTCCATCAAGACGACTCAAGGGAACACCAAATCACCCGGCAACCGGGTAGTCCAGGGACGGGATCGCATACGCGGCCTGTTATCCCAATTCACCTTCGAGAACTTCGTCGAAGGGAAATGTAACCAGTTAGGGCGGGCCGCAGCGATACAGGTGGCTGAGAACCCGGGTAATGCCTATAACCCGCTGTTCATCTACGGCGGCGTCGGCCTCGGCAAGACTCACCTGATGCACGCGGTGGGTAACGCCATCATCGCCGGTTCGCCCGATGCGAAGGTGGTATATCTCCATTCCGAACGCTTCGTTAACGATATGGTGAGTGCCCTCCAGCACAACGCCATCGGCAAGTTCAAGGCTTTTTACAGATCCGTCGATGCGCTCTTGATCGACGATATCCAGTTTTTCATCGGCAAGGAGCGCTCGCAGGAAGAGTTCTTTCATACGTTCAATGCCCTACTTGAGGATCAACAACAGGTGATCCTCAGCTGTGATCGGTTTCCACGATCGGTGGACGGCATCGAGGAGCGGCTCAAGTCCCGCTTCGGTTGGGGACTCACGGTGGCCATGGAGCCACCTGAATTAGAGACTCGGGTGGCTATACTCAAGGCCAAGGCAGCCGCGGCCGGTGTGGACCTCAGCCACGACGTCGCGTTCTTCATAGCCAAGCGGGTCAAGAGCAATATCCGGGAACTGGAGGGGGCGTTGAGACGTGTCATCGCCAATTCCAAGTTTACCGGCAAGCCTATCTCTGTCGAGTTCACCCGAGAGGCCTTGAAGGATCTTTTAGCCCTCCAGGAAAAACTGATCACCATCGAGAATATACAGAAAACGGTTGCCGAATTTTACAAGTTAAGGGTTTCGGACCTGGTATCCAAACGGCGCAATCGGTCCATTGCCCGGCCACGCCAGGTTGCCATGGCCTTGGCGAAGGAGGTCACCAGCCATAGCCTGCCGGAAATCGGCGACGCTTTCGGTGGGCGTGACCATACTACCGTGCTCCATGCCTGCCGGAAGATAAAGGAATTGCGGGAGACTGACGAAGGAATACAGATGGACTATCGCAT
- the rpmH gene encoding 50S ribosomal protein L34: MKRTFQPSRLKRARRHGFRARMADKAGRKVISNRRSRGRARLSA; this comes from the coding sequence ATGAAACGCACTTTTCAGCCCAGCCGCCTCAAGCGCGCGCGCCGGCATGGCTTTCGCGCCCGCATGGCGGACAAAGCCGGCCGTAAGGTCATCAGTAACCGTCGTTCCCGGGGAAGGGCCCGCTTGTCCGCCTGA